The Candidatus Roseilinea sp. sequence CAAGTTCGGCCAATCCGGCTACCGCGCCGACCTATACCGCCACTTCCACATTGACGCGGAGAGCATCATCCGACACGGCTTCGCGCTGGTGGATGAATCGCTGCGCAGCTAGACCCCGCCGCGTGAGACAACGTCCGCGCCTTGTCCCAACGCCCGCGCAAGTTTGGGGCGCGCCGGCGATGGTAGATTTAGCACCGCATGGCGAAGCTCATCATTCTCGGCGCGTGGCTCGGTGCCGCCCTTGGATTCGTTGCATGCGCGCCGCTCAGCATCCGCGCCCCGTTCACATCGGAGCCAAGCCAACCGCACAACACACTCATCCCGGCAACATACTACCCAACGGCGACGCCACTCCCCACCTGGACGCCGTCGCCACGACCAACCCTGCCTTCGCCGACCGTTGCGCCGCCGAGCGCGACGCCGGCGCCATCGGCGACCGCAACGCCCGAACCCACGGCTGCGCCCCGGCCCACCCTGCCTCCGCCGCCCACGCTTACGCCTGCCCCTACGCCCACGCCCACGATGGCGCCCACTGCTGGCGAAGCCACGCCGCGCGCGTTTGCCATCGCCGCCAACGCGCAAGGCCCCTCGGCGAGCAGCGCCGCCTGCCCGGTCGTCGCCTCCGGCTACGACCTCGTGCCGTTCGAGGGGCCGCCCTACAAGAACAACGCGCTGACCGACCACAACGCCGATTTGCGCCTCTCGGTGCTCGGGATTACGCCAACGGATGCGCCGCCGACGCTGGTGGATTACGATGGCCCCACCGACCCCGATGCGCCGAAGCTGCACAGCCTGTTCCCGGCCAACCGCACCCCGACCCTCCTGCGCGCATACCTGCGCTTCGACTGGATATGGGACGAAGGCCAGGGCGAACCCTATGGACGGCGCGGCGGGTTGAACTTGGACTGGCCGGCCGCTGCGCTCGAGCTGGCAGCCACGCCGGGCGAAACGATCTATCCGCCGTCGCGCGGCCCGGTCATCTACAGCAGCGGCGCCATTGCGCTCGTGCTCTTCGCCAATGAACGCGAACTCACGCTGGGCTTCTCAAGACACGACGATGTGGGCGCCGGCTATGTCGTCCACCTGTTGAACCTGTGCGTGGACCCGAACCTGGTCGCGCTTTACCGCGCGCAACTGAACAACGGGCGGCGCGCCACCGGCCACCTCCCCGCCGTACGCAATGCCCAGCCGCTCGGCACGGCCATCGGCTCGCTCATCGTGGCCGTGCGCGACCGCGGCGCCTTCCTCGATCCCCGCTCGCGCAAGGACTGGTGGCCGCGCTGAGCGCAATTCTGGTATAATGCGCGTCGAAAGAGAGCATGGGCCGCTAGCTCAATTGGTAGAGCAGTTGACTCTTAATCAATTGGTTGGGGGTTCGAGTCCCTCGCGGCTCACTGAGCGGACGAACGTTCGGTTCGTCCGCTTATTTTTTTTTGCCGGGCTTCATCCCTCTCTCAGCTTATTTGCCTATAGTCGCGCGCGAATTGAAATGCAGCGCAGCCGCGCCGCGCTCAAGCCGGCGTCATGCCGAACGCGCCTAAGGGGAGAAGAGAGGGTCATGCGCCAAAAAGACTCGAAAGAACGAAAGCCAAACCGGCTGGCAGGCCTGGCATGTTGCGCAGCGCTCGCACTCAGCGCATGCGGCAACCCCCTCAGACAAGAACCAACGCCCCAACTCGCCCTTTCCCCGACGCGCACGCCCGTCTCTCAGCGGGAGCAGATCGCGCGCGCACAATCCACGCCCACCGCGCCTCCGCCCGCCGCTGCGGACACAGCGACGAAGCAGCCCGCATCCACTGCCGCGACCCGCACGCGCTATGCCGCGTGCAGCGCGGTCAAGCCGAACATCGGTCGCATCGCGCCCAGCCCGACGAGCGACGGCGGGCAGATCGTCTACCTCACCACCGACGGCAACATCATGGTGACCGACCCGACCGGCCGCAAAACCACCGCGATCACGTCCGACGCCTTCATTTCCGAGAACCGGCAAGCCGGGCGCATCTATCAATTCCCGGCCTTCTCAAGCGACAGCCGTTTTGTCGCCTTCGTCAGCCTGAGCACCTCCGAAGGCTTCAACGGCTTCACAAGCACCGTCCACGTCGCGCCGGCCTCTGGCGGCGCGATGACCGACCTATACAGCACGTCCGAATGGAACATCCCCTATGTGGACTGGTCGCCGGACGGCAATCAGGTGGCCTTCCTCACCATCAGCCCGCGCAGCGGCGCCATTCGCGTTGTGGGGCGCAGCGGCGGCAAGATTGCGATCTTCGACACCGGTTCGCCGACTTACTGGCACTGGCGCGCCGACTCAGCAGCGATGGTCACCCACCTGGGCGGACGGGCGACGACGCCGGGCCGCGCCAACGTCTCGATCATCGAAGCGAAAGGCTCGGTCAAGGGCAAGCACACCGTCATCGAAGTGTTGCCCGGCGCGTTCCAATCCCCGCACTGGTCGCCGGACGGCCGACATGTGCTGTTCGTCGCTTACACGAACAATCAAGACGAGCTGGTGTTGGCCGATGCGGGCGGCAAACCGATATGCACGCTCGCGCGCATCGAGGACAACGCCTATTTCGCCTGGTCGCCCGATGGCCGGCGCGTCGCCGTCCTGGATACGGCGCCTGCGCCGCAGGGCATCCCGATACCGGCCGCGTTGACAGTCTACGACCTCGCCGTTGGGACGAGTGCAACCATCCACGACGAAGCCTCGATGTTCTTCTGGTCACCCGCCGGCGACAAGTTGGCCGTTTACTCGATCGTGTTCAACACGACCCCCACGCCGCTGGGCAATGCTGCGGGCAAGCCCAGCGCGCCGTTGGCGCAGACGCGCTCGCCGGCGCTGCGCATCGAGATCGTGGACGTCAACACCGGCGCCAAGATCAAAGTCGCCGATACCTACCCATCGCGCCAGTTCATCCAGTACTTCCCCTACTTCGATCAATACTCGCGCGCCGTCACGCCCTGGTCGCCTGATGGCCGCCGACTCGTCCTGGCCAGCATCTCGCCATCGCGCGAGACGGCGGACGTCGCCGTGGCCACCCTAAACGCGGCCGGCAGCAGCGTAGACCTGAAACGCATCGCTGCCGGCACGGTTGCATTCTGGTCGCCCCAATGATGAAACATATGAGCAAGAAAAGAGCGAGCAGCCCCTACCTCCTCGCAGCGACGACAGTGTGCGCAGCTCTGGGATTGAGCGCGTGTAGCTTCGATGCGCCCACCCAGCAAAAGCTGCGCGTGGAGCTGCCCCAGGAGTTTCGCCTGCCGCAGAACGATCTGGTCAAGGCCTTTGAGCGCCGCGTGGGACGCATCGCCGTGGTCGCCGAAGACGGCAACATCCTGGTCATGGATCAAACCGGCGGCAACATCGTGCGCATCACCCGCGACGGCAACCGTCTGACGCCGGGGAGCAACGAAGCCCTGTTCTACACCTTGCCGGTGTGGTCGCCCGATGCCAAACAGATCGCCATCGTCGAGCTGACCACCCGACGCACGCCCGCAAACGCCTTGATCGAACTCAACCCAGAGGCGGTTGTCATTCAGCGCGGGCCGAACAGCATCGTGATCGAGCAAACGGAGGAAGGCCCGACGATGCAGCCGGCCAAGCCGGGCACGCACATCGAGCGCCGGCCACAGCGCGTCATCATCCAGCGCAGCGCCGAAGGCGACACGCTCATGTCCAGCGCCATCTATCTGGCCTCGGCGGACGGCAAGCGCCCGTTGCGCGAGATCTTCCTGTCCAAGACGCACGACATCCCCTATCTCGACTGGGCGCCAGACGGCTCACACATCGCCTTCCTTGCCCAGAACACCGAGGACCAAACCTACGAGGTCAACCTGATCGCCACGCAAGAGGACGCCCGCCCGCGTCGGCTGTTCGTCGGAGAGTCGGTCTTCTGGAATTGGAACCCTGATGGCAAAACGCTAATCGCCAAGGTCGGCGCATCGAAAGGTGCGCCAGACCGGCTGCACCTGGTAGACGTCGTCCGCAACCAGGCGACGCGCCTCACGAGCAAAGACCGGCTGGCCTTCCAGTCGCCTCACTTCTCGCCCGACGGCGGATACATGCTCATCACCGAGTCGGCCGGCGCGGGCCGCAACAAGCTGGTGCTGGCCGACCGGATGGGCAAGCCGCTGCGGACGCTCACCGATTTCGAGGGGCGCATCAGCTTCGCATGGTCGCCGACCGGCGCACAGGTCGCCTACGTCGTGCATGCCGACGAGCGCGAGTCTGGCGGCCCGCTCACCGTGCTCGAGGTGAACACCGGCGCCAAGAAAGTGATCAGCAACAAACCGGTCGTGGCTTTCTTCTGGTCACCCGACGGCCAGCGCATCGCCAGCTTCAGCAGCGCCAGCGCCACCGACATCCCACAAGGCTTTAAGGGCTTCGACTTCACGCCGCCGCTGGACGTGCCGTATATGCTCCTGGAGACGATCAACCCCGAGGACGGCAACGCGCGCGGCCTGTTCTACTTCGCGCCAACGGCGGCCTTCCAGCGGCTCGCCGCCGAGTTCGACCGCTATAGCCGGTCGGTCACCATCTGGTCGCCGGACAGCCGCAAGCTGGTGTTCACCCTGACCTATGGCAACGCCAACAGCACGCGCGACTACGTACTGGAGACAGAAGCATCGGGCAGCATCAACCCGCGCGTGCTCGGCAACGGGTCGCTGGCCTTCTGGTCGCCCAGGTGAACCCCCGATGGGCGCTCACAAAGCCGGGTAGATCGCTTCGGCCCCGCGCATGAGCGGTGCTGGACGACGGCCCGCGCGAGATGGCCGACCTCGCCCTCGCCTGGATGAACAACACGGCGCGCGCGGCGACGCTCCTACCGGACGGCAACCTGCGCATCTGGCCGCTGTCGGGGCTGACGGCTCACTACGATCCACACGTCAGCCGGCTGGCGGCGGCAATGGCCGTGCTCCGATCGGTAGAGCGCATTCGGCCACCATGCGCATGTCGAATTTGTTCGGCTAGCGGATAATCCGCCCTGTATCGCGCTCGACGAGAGACGCATGATGAGAATCGAAGAACTCGACACGCCCGCGCTCGTGGTAGACCTCGACAAGCTCGAGGCCAACATCGCCAAGCTCCAGTCCTACCTTTCGTCGCACGGCATCGCCAACCGCCCGCACATCAAAACGCACAAGATTCCCGAGATCGCGCACATGCAAATCCGGGCCGGCGCAATTGGCATCACCTGCCAAAAGCTCGGCGAGGCCGAGGTGATGGCCGACGCCGGCATCCGCGACATCTTCATCCCCTACAACCTGCTGGGCGAGCAGAAGCTCGCGCGGCTGGCCAAGCTGATGCAGCGCGCCACGGTCAGCGTGACGGCCGACTCCGAAGTGACCGCGCGTGGCCTGTCCGAAGCCGCCCAGATGGCCCACCGGCAGTTGACCGTGCTGGTCGAGTTCGACGCCGGCGCGCACCGCTGCGGCGTGCAATCGCCGCAGGAGGCCGCCGCGCTGGCGAAACGCATCGCCGGCCTGCCCGGGCTGACCTTCGGCGGGCTGATGTGCTATCCGAACACGCCACGACTCGACCCGTTCGTGCGCGAGACGCGCGCGCTGCTCGAAGCCGAAGGGCTGGGCGTCACCCGCGTGAGCGGCGGCGGCACCGCGTGCATGTGGCAGGCGCACACCCATCGCGAGCTGACCGAGCACCGCGCCGGCATGTACGCCTACGGCGACCGCGCCACCGTGCAGGCCGGCGCGATGCGTCTGGAAGAGTGCGCGCTCACCGTCATCGCCACCGTGGTCAGCCGACCCACCGCCGACCGCGGCATCCTGGACTGCGGCAGCAAGGCGCTCTCATCCGACCTGCTCGGCCTGCAAGGGCACGGCCTGATCCTGGAGTATCCCGAGGCGGTCATCTACGGCCTATCAGAGGAGCACGGCCACGTAGACT is a genomic window containing:
- a CDS encoding alanine racemase produces the protein MMRIEELDTPALVVDLDKLEANIAKLQSYLSSHGIANRPHIKTHKIPEIAHMQIRAGAIGITCQKLGEAEVMADAGIRDIFIPYNLLGEQKLARLAKLMQRATVSVTADSEVTARGLSEAAQMAHRQLTVLVEFDAGAHRCGVQSPQEAAALAKRIAGLPGLTFGGLMCYPNTPRLDPFVRETRALLEAEGLGVTRVSGGGTACMWQAHTHRELTEHRAGMYAYGDRATVQAGAMRLEECALTVIATVVSRPTADRGILDCGSKALSSDLLGLQGHGLILEYPEAVIYGLSEEHGHVDFSACPKQPAIGERVTVLPNHCCPVSNLFDRVVGARNGNVELIWRVAARGAVQ